AGCTTCATGTCCGACTGATACAACCGGCAGCCTGCGCGCCGGGCACTGGCGTGCAGCGCGGCGGTCAGGTTGGTGCAGATCAGCACGTGGGCCTCGCTGGCCCCAGCCTGGGCGTGCAGCGGATAGACAAAACCGCCCACGTACTCGCGCCTGAACGGGCTGTGCTCCTCGCTGCGCAGGTACGCTTCAACGCTCATGGCTTTGAAGGCGGAGCCGCTCATGGCCCTATGCTACAGCCCCTAGAATCCCCCTCATGGCGGTTTCGGTACAGGGACAGAACGTGACTTTTACGCCCCCAGCGGGCGCGGCCGGGCTGATCGGCGACATGACGGACTGGCGCAAGCGCGCGCCTCTGCCCGTGATCAGTGGGGAGCCCATTACATTGCGGCTGCCGCGCGGCGCCTGGGTGGAATACGCGTGGGTGGACGCGGCGGGTGAGCCCTTTGCTGACCCCGACAACCCGCACAAGTCCCTGAACCCCTGGTGGCCGTACCCCCGGGCGGCCGTGGTGGGCGCCTACGCCCGCCATCCGCTGTGGCTGGCCCCCGAAGCGCGCCTGAAAGGCACCGCCCACCGCTTGACCTGGGAGGGCGGCGTGTTTCCCGGAACACGGCGGGCCATCGTGTACGCCCCGCACGGCCACCAGCCGGGCACCGCGCTGCCGCTGTACTACGTGCAGGACGGCGTGGCCTTTTACCGCACCGGCAAGCTGGGCGACCTGATGGACCGCGCGGCCGAAGCCGGGCTGATGCCGCCCGCCGCCTTCGTGTTTGTAGAGCCCGGCGACCGCAACGAGGAGTATTACCTCAACCCCCGGTACCTGGACTTCCTGACCACCGAGGTGATGCCCCGGGTGGAGGGTGAACTGGTCACCCCCTCGGTGCGGGGCCTGTGGGGCGCCAGCCTGGGCGGCCTGACCAGCCTGTTTCTGGGCGCAGGGCACCCGGAGCTGTTCTCGCGGGTGGCCAGCCACAGCGGCGCATTCATTGCCCGGCCCGGGGCCACCCGTGACGGCGGAATTGACACGGTGGGCGCCGGGGAATGGCTGCTGGAGCGGCTGCGCCAGACCCCGCCCAGCCACCTCACGGTCAGCCTGGATACGGGCGTGCTGGAGTGGCTGACCGGCCCCAACCGCCGCATGGCAGGCCTGCTGGCCGAGGCCGGCGTGACCCACCAGTACCGCGAATACCCCAGCGGCCACAACTGGGTGACGTGGCGCGAGGCCCTGCCCGAGGCGCTGCTGTTTCTGCAGGGCGCGGGCTGAGGGCCGGGCCTCTCCTCATCCCCTGGCGGCCCGGACGCGGCATCA
Above is a window of Deinococcus multiflagellatus DNA encoding:
- a CDS encoding alpha/beta hydrolase, with amino-acid sequence MAVSVQGQNVTFTPPAGAAGLIGDMTDWRKRAPLPVISGEPITLRLPRGAWVEYAWVDAAGEPFADPDNPHKSLNPWWPYPRAAVVGAYARHPLWLAPEARLKGTAHRLTWEGGVFPGTRRAIVYAPHGHQPGTALPLYYVQDGVAFYRTGKLGDLMDRAAEAGLMPPAAFVFVEPGDRNEEYYLNPRYLDFLTTEVMPRVEGELVTPSVRGLWGASLGGLTSLFLGAGHPELFSRVASHSGAFIARPGATRDGGIDTVGAGEWLLERLRQTPPSHLTVSLDTGVLEWLTGPNRRMAGLLAEAGVTHQYREYPSGHNWVTWREALPEALLFLQGAG